The following nucleotide sequence is from Bos indicus x Bos taurus breed Angus x Brahman F1 hybrid chromosome 26, Bos_hybrid_MaternalHap_v2.0, whole genome shotgun sequence.
ACTTGGTCAAAGAGCCCAGGGGCTCCGTTTCACTCTTTACTCATTCTAGCAAACCTTTAAAAAACGTCTGCCCATTGCCATCAAGGGAAGTCCAGCTTCTTCACCCCAGAATCAAAGCGTATTCAGAATTAGATCCATAAAATGGATTTTCTGAAATCAGAGATATGCACGAGCCGGGTGTCTCCACTGAGCAGCTCTTTCTTCTGCCCAGGACCCTCTGTCCTGCTTCCCAATGGATGATCCTCAGGTCTTAATGATGGAGACCTCATGGCAATCATCCACCAGCCCAGAGGATGGGGCATGGCTTGGGTATTTCTCACAAAGGGCCACAGCTTTGGGGGCTGGGACAGGAGCGGCTCCCCTGCCTACAGCTCAGTTTCAGAGGGGTGTcagcgttcttttttttttttacaccccACTTCAGCCTTCATAGGCAATGACTTCTGAAGAAGGGAACACATGTCTGGAAAAATATCATTTCAGtgtattaaacaaaattaaagtgGATAATGAATCTCACTAAGACACAGTCCAAAAGCTATAGCAGTTAGCTTTGCCCAGAGGAGAGGACTTTTGCTTTGGAAGAATCAGTCAGTGTGATAACATAGGTCTTAACGTTAACTATTTCAGAAGGCGGATGAATTCATGAGCAGGTGTGGGGTCTCTGCCTCACTTCCTTTTCTGCCCAGGAAGCAGCGTGTTAAAACAGGGGATATTCTTTTTCATCACTCCCCCGCTCCCAGTTCAGGCATTCCCTCTGCATATAGAATAAAATGCTGACCCAATTAATCCTGAATCCCGGCCAGCATCTTTGACGCCAAGGTGTCTCAACAGCGGGAAAGCCACAAGGAAAACCAATAATATCATGCAGTCCCTTTCCAAACTCATCAGTTGCTGGCCTTAGCTCTTCTGCCGTATCCACCAACTGAGGGGACCCTGGGAGGTGTCCTGGCAAGGCCGGCCTGCTCCCCGGCCGCCACTGGCAGTCGACTGCATTATGCTGTTGATATCACAGCTGGAGCCCAGACTGGAAAGCTCCGGGTCCCTGCAGACAGTAAGAACTGAGCTCACCCAATGGAGATTCTCTCTCATCAGCTGCTGAAACCAACCAAGTTTGCCTCAGATGCTAGCTGTAGATTATAGGGCAAAACCGTTTGATTTCTAATTAAAACAGATGGCAAATTCCACCCAACCGTGAGTTTTCTCACATATTGATATATTTTCAACTAAACACTCCCTGGCTCTCCCAGCCGATCCACATACATACAGAGGGATGTGTGTAGATGTCTACACCTCGGCAGACatgaggcaggaggtagatgcCCCCCAACCCCAAGGTGAAGCGATTACAGATTCATTCCCTATGGACTGAAACTCGAAGAAGAGAATGCTATGTCAAGCTGCTTCAGTCaagcccgactctgcgaccccatggactgtagcccaccaggctcctctatccatgggattctccaggcaaggatactggagtgggttgccatttcctcccccaggggttcttcccaatgcagggatcgaacccgagtctcccacactgcaggcagattctttaccatctaagccaccagggaaccaagAAGAGATGAGCAGGACAAttaagggaggaggagaaaagcaGGACAATTAAACtccagaccacatatttctcattcccgaagtcaggagacctccccaaCCACAGGtatgcagaaaggctccttggaagtCAATGGAGAGTGATGCTAAAGGATGCTCTACCCAGAGGCCTTTGcagtagaatccatcttggctaagaaaTGCACGCTCACACATGGGAAGATCCTGATATACCTCATGTGGACTGTGAACtgggcaaatcaaaatgactggcCAAGAGAAACCCGGAAGAAATACCCCATAATAGTAATTCACACTGCCATGAGGGTGCGACTCAGCAGTTCAGGGACTTTCCCTCTGAGCAAATCTATCTATACATACTGCACTCTTGTTCCTCTTAACAAAAACTTTACCTGCTTCACTTCTTTCTagctttgtgggaattcttttctgcaaagccaaaggaCCAGGGCCCTTGCCACTGACCGCTGGTCTAGAGCTTAGGATCTGGCCTCCATCTCTGCCTGGGAGCCCAAGTCAGGGCAGGCCGAGCCCACCCGAGatcagatacacatacacacacatgaatacCATCAggattttgaaattcattttctttctttatccaaGGCTTCCTCAAAACAATAAAAGATGACCTTTGGGAGACTGCTTGTACCCAAATCTAATCATTTCTGGGTTTTCCTTACTCGATCCAAGTGTTTCTAGTTGGCAGAGGCCTGATCCCCTCACGCTGCCTAAGGTGTGGACCgagtttgctcttttttttttttaaattgagaaacaATATAAGGACACTGTAGGTCCTGCACCCAAAccagaagaaagaaggggaaaaaaaaaaacacctccccAAACGTACCATCTCAGTGCCACGGTGACAACCAATTTTTGGTTACTTTTTTCCAGTACAATTTGGTAGATGGCTTCCCTTCACTTGACATTATTTCACAAGCGTTTTCCTCCAATACTAAATAATCtttataattatcattttaatggCCGCACTGAGTGAATGTAACCATAATTTACTTAACCGTTTACCTATTGTTAGGCATTTAGTTGCTTCCATCTTTCACTCCTTTAAGCTggaatgaacatttttatataagCTATTAATTTAAAGCGGCAGGCAGAGATGACTCTCCATCACTAATCTAAAAATACAGGGTTTATATATTTACAACTCACATTTGATTATGAAATTTAATTTGAGGGTAATTAAGACATTTATATTCCAAGCAGCTCCTCGACATCGCGCACTCCCCGAGCCAGCCAGGCACAACCGTGACTTGGCGTTTTTACCTCAAGACAGCACAGTCCAGTGAATCTAAAACACAGttttcttatgaaaaataaactttctgaACTCCTTCAGCTTTAGAGCCAGTAGTTTAACTCTGACAGTCCATGGTTCTCCGGGGTGACCCGGACAAGGCAAGCCACCATTGAAAATGGCATTTTGGCATCACGATCAATCCAGAACTCAAGGCAACCCGGGCTGAGTCTGCTGCAGGACCAGCTGTGCTGCTGGGACCTACGTGGTGGTGCCCTGAGAAACCTGCACCCAGATCCTTTGTGGAAACAGGCCAAGGAAAGGGCCCGCCCTGAGTTCCAGTGTTTGATGCTTCCTGTGGTTTCCCATGGGTCATTTCAGGTTACAAATTTCCCCAGGCCGGGAACTTAAAGGGATGTACTGGCAGTGTGATTCTGAGCAAGATCCGGAAAAAAAAAATCGAGTGCCTGAGTTCCTCTGTTTCCAGCTTGAGGGTAACAATAGTGTCGTTGCTGTGAGGATGCTGTGAGATCAGGGAGAAAATGAGAGTGAAGTGCACAGGACAGGGCCGGCCTTGGTTTAGCACCCAGAAACCGGGAACGTACGGACTGAGTGTTGAGGCTACACAGTAAGGCGTGTATGAACAAATGCATGAAGAAGTGAAAAACAAGCACGCCAGGAAGTTCCACTTGTCTCCTGGACTCTTATCTAGAGAACAACCAGTTTTCTTGCATGAcacaatcattttctttttctttaaattttatcgaaaaatagttgatttagaatgctgtgttaatttcagttgtacagcaaagtgactcagttatacatatgtattttttcatatgctttttcagttcagttcagtcactcagtcgtgtctgactcttggtgaccccatagactgcagcaccccaggcctctctgtccatcaccaactcccggagtttacccaaactcacgtccatcgagtcggtgatgccatccaagcatctcatcctctgtcgtccccttttcctcttgcccccaatccctcccagcatcagagtcttttccaatgagtcaactcttcgcatgaggtggccaaagtactggagtttcagctttagcatcattccttccaaagaaatcccagggctgatctccttcagaatggactggttggatctccttgcagtccaagggactaggaatttattattattattattttgccacCGGCAATTAATTCTTCTGATTTGTTTTATTAGTTTGATGGTTGGGTCCAAGACCAGAATATCTTTCCAAACCAGCAGACtgatggaaaaaaattatttcagtgcaGTTCTTGGCAAATCGTGATGATGAATAGCGTGGTAGGACAAACTTATTCAGACACACATTTTTCAGTCGTGGCAGGGAAAAGGCTGAAAAATTACTAGTAAATTGCTTTTTGTAAAGATGCTCTCTCTTTCAAATTTTCCCTAGTGTGAAGGTCTTCTGCAGGATGAAGGCACAATACATTCTGACACACCTGGACAGCTGAGGCTTTAGAGAATGAATACAAGCTACGAGAGAGGGTTAAGGTTTCCTTTCCTTATTACCCCCACTGCCCCTATTCTCTCCCTCACACGAGGCCCCTTGTGTGCATCTTTGTAACCTTATGGGATAAGTGTCTCTCAACTAtatctatacacacatatataatctaCCCTTATCAGGCACGCTCTGTCCCCATCACCCATGATCTTGTTCAGTCTGTATCTCTGCCTTTTCCGTCTTTCCAAAACGGCCTCATTTTTCAAGTTTCAAATGACCGACATCTCCAAATACCCCCAGTGCCCAGTAGAGCGCCAAAGACGAAAGAAGACCTGTTCTCTGTCTTGCTCCTGCCTCCCCCCAGATATGACTGTTTCAGATCAATTCTTTTGTCAGAGGACACACAGCTGCCTTGGGACTCACCTCCGTGTTGGCTGAGCTCCGAGCTACATCTTTTGCAGACTAGAGCCTCAGAGCTGGCACTCTGCATGCCTCCTGGGGAGGTGGGACACTGTGATGCCTTCCTGGTCTCTCACGTGGCTTTCCACCCCTGCCTTAGCTTCAGGACACACTCTAGCCACACAAGGTTAAAGGTCTGATGCAGTGGTTCTCAATAGGAGTCAGTTAGGCACCCCCAGGGCTACTCGTCTGGAGACCTTCTGGCTGTTACTTTAGAGTGGGGGTGCTGCTAATATTGAGAGACGCCAAGACGCTAATGCATATTTTACACGGCACAGGACAACCCCCAACAAAGACTCACCTGGCCCGTAACACCAAGAATGCCAAGGCTGGGAAACCTGATGTGATTGGAACCAAGCTCTGCAGGGATTACTTCTGATGTCCTCTAACGTGATTACTGGCTCACTGTTCAAGGCATAATTGATGAAGTGCTTGCATTTTTTCTCTAAGCCTTTCATTCAGTAACACTAGTGAACTTTCAGAGCACACCAGTGCCATGCTGGCCTGCAATGTCAACTTAACGGAGTCCCAGACTCTGCGTGGCGGGAGGGGGGAGGCGGATCTTTAACTCCCTCTTGGCCAAGGGCTCTGGGCTCCTCCCTGAAACACCAGCCCTGTTGGCCTGCAATTGTAACTCAGGGACGTAGGGAAGTGGCCTGCCTCTCTGTTCACTGGACTCCTGAGGTATGAGAAACAATGTGGACTCGAGGGGGCAGGTAGATCAGGATCCTGCCTGTGTGtctcacttgctgtgtgactaTGAACAAGTgacctaacctctctgaactcGAGTTTCCTCCTTGCAACGGGATGAGTGGCACTGAAGGTATTAGGCATGGCTCTCCTCTACCAGCAGAGCACCTGAAGACCGCACACCCCTGACTCCCAGAgcggcagtcacgtgatcacagGGCCTATGGCATTTCACAGGAAGTGCCATGGGAGGCTCCATGAGGGTCCCTGGGTGGTGGGTGGGTCATGGCAGCCTGAGCCTGTTCTTGCATTGCTCTCACCGGCTCCTGTCAATGACCCTGCCTCTCTGGTCACCTCGCTTGGACACCAGGGCCCTCCACACCCCAGATTCCTCCCTTCTGCTTTCTTCTCGAACACAGGGAGGGGAAAAAGCAAACACTAACTCACAAACGGCATACTTAACTGTATTTTCTTGCTTTCAGTTCAGCCCGCAAGAAAGTCCTTCCATGTGTGATAAACAGCTGCGAATCTGCCTAATAAAGTGAAGGCATTTTACCCACTGGTATTCCCCCAGAGCAATCACTGGCCACCTGCATCTTCTTAGTTGCATTTAATAATTCAGCCCAAGATGAATTTGCATGATTAACATAAAGccttgtgattttattttctttcagaatttaaatCCTGAAACAACCACCATTGTGTTCATTTGCAGAGGTTGTGATCAAAACACAAAACTTGATTCTAGaatgaataatttctttttttttttttaagtattttcaaataCCCCTCTCCACAGAATCAAAGAAAAGAGTTGCTAACACAGACTTTGTAGAAACCAGGAAACCCATGCCCTCGCTATGGCTGATGTTAACCCATGAGAAGCAAGCCATACTGCTGAGACTGTTCCCTTTACAGTTTTCCCATAAACCAGCCCGGCACCCTATCACATAGCATCCAGAATGGCTAACATAAATAGATATAGTTCAGTTCCTCATCGGAGGACTCTCCACATTTATCCGATCAGGAGCTAGAATCCCCAAGATGTCTTTAAGAGAAAATAGCAATCCTCTCGGATTCCAATAATAGATTAATCGGTAGCCCTCAAAAAAGTAGTAAAAGCCCAAACCAAGTAAGTTGCATTTTGAAAAACCATCTGCCTGTGAAGTGGAGATGTGCCTGCAAAACAGCaatctgcaagaaaaaaaaaagcagaagaggcAGAGTCGTTGGGCTTCTTGATGAATATAGTAAAACAGGTTTGTCTGATGGGGAAACATGCCTTACTATCAAAGGAAAAACGAGTGTATCCTACATGGAGAGGGAGGCAAGCTTTAATATCTGAGAAACATTTCAAACTGTGCCTGCCAGGGATTCTCTGCCTGTCTGATTTTCCTTAACATAAAGGCCGACCTCacctgtttaaaaataattagggaGCAGGCATCCGTCATTCTGGCCCAAAGCCTGCGCTGCCTGTGGTTTCCTGTGGGTTTCTGTTCCACTGACAAGGTCTGTTGTTGTATCCGCCTGCAGGAACCATGGTCAGTAAGGAACCCAGCAAATGCGTACTCACGACCTCTGCGAGTGAAGTGGAGCCTGCCGCCTGTCTGGCCCTGGAGATGAAATATGCCCTGGATCCCAACCGGCAGATTAAGAAGCGGAATAAAGCCCTGCAGGTGCGCTTTAAGGACATCTGCGAGGCGCAAAACGAGCAGAGGGACACTCAGCTCGCCTCGGGCCTGCAGGGTGACAAGCGGGAGGCCAGGCCTGCATCCTGCCGGGCTGCCTACCGCAAGTACATGACCGTGCCGGCCCGGCGGTCCATCCCCAACGTCACCAAGAGCACAGGTGTGCAGACCTCGCCCGACCTCAAGAAGTGTTACCAGACTTTCCCTCTGGACCGCAAAAAGGGGACTCTCAAAAGCATCCCAGGCACCGAGGCCTTTAAAAGTCAGAACAACGGGTTGGTAATTGACGCGAAAGAGAAGAGCCAGGAAGGGCCGGGCGAGGAGGCCCGGCCGTGGGGCGCGGGCCGGGTACAGAAGACCACAGCCTTGGTTTTCCACTCCGACGAACACGTGAACGCGCTGGGGCCGCCCACCGGGGTCAACTGCGCGGAGCCGTGCAAAACCCCTGACCGGCACAGCTACCGCGATGCTCCGGTGCAGAACTCCACTCGGTTGTCCTCCCAGGAGCTGGAGTACCAGCTGCTCGGGAAAGCCAGGCAGGGCAGGGCGACCCCGGACACCGAGGAGCCGGCTCCATCGGCCCACCGGAGGGTGTTTAAGACCGAGGTGGCCACCGTGTACGCACCCGCCCCAGGCGCCAGGGCCCCTGCGCCGGCCTTGTCGAACTCCGCTCCCTCGAGCGAGTGGTCCCTCTGCCCCGCAGCCGACCTGGAGCGGAGAACGGCTGCGCAGGCCAGCGGGCTCCAGGCCCGGCCGGTCGTCGCCCCGGCCTGCTCGCCCCCGACGCAGTGCCTGTCCCCGGAATGTAGCGAAGAAGACGCCTCCCTGCAGACTCAGGCCCCCTCGGGGCAGGAGCGCCAGCCTTGTCCCCAGGCGCTCGCTGCAGATGAAGAATGCCGACAAATCGTGCCTCACACGGAAGTGGTCGACCTGAAAGCCCAGCTTCAGATGATGGAGAACTTGATCAGTTCAAGCCAGGAAACCATCAAAGTGCTCTTGGGGGTCATTCAGGAGCTGGAGAAAGGAGAAGCCCACCGGGAAGGGTATGTATGTTCCCGCCGGTCTTACAGTGCCCGTTGCAGGCTCACCaccctctgggggtgggggtgggggggggccaCTGCCAGCCCCCAAAGCCCAGACCCCTAAATGAGACCAGAGCCAGCATTTCTGAGAACAGATTCAGGTCTGAGGATAGGTGGGAGGGGGCAAGTTCAAAGGGGCCCCAGGTTATTCTGTGATCCTAAAACTCATTCATCCTCACCTGCAAGGTTGACTTGTTGGCTAGCATTCATGGGCCTGGTCTGGACTTGAGTAcattttgaatgaatggatggagcaTCCCTTTTTAGCTCTGGGGGCTAAAGTTCATGACACTGATGAAGTACAATAGGTATGCCAGTCCAGAATATCTAATCTGAATAAGAAGCGACTTGCCTTTTagtaatggaaaagaaattcggatggcattttgaaaagtaaatgctGACTCACTTATGCTAAATAATTGGAATAACATTGACATTCAGGACTATAccaggttttatattttatacaacaGACAATATGGTTCCCCCCTGCCCCCATCTTACTTGGAGCTTACAGAAGCGATGTCCATTCTTAGATGCTATCTGTATATGATTAGGAGAGAGACGCCTTTCTCCATGAGATGCCCTGTGTATCCAGATGGGCAGGAGAGAGAATGTTAACAGCCAGGACTGTCGGCCACTGATAACAGATTGCTGAACTTTGTTTCCCATCTTTTGAACTTGAAATTGTGCAGCAGAGAATTTAACAACAAATGACCTAAAGATGGGACGTTAGTCTTGAGCCTCTTAGCTAGGAAGGCCAGGCCGTGTGCTAGGCTGATGGGAAACAGCCAGCACTGCTCTGCTTCTGTGCTTCTTGAAATAACCTTGTGGTTCATTGGCTTTGTTGAGATGGCCGATCAGCTCTTTCCCATTCCCCTGTGATGCTGTCTGGATTCTTCCAGCTCGTGTTTTGGAGGTGGCAACTGAGACAGTGCCCTCTGGCCTCATGTGATTAGCACCCTTCACCCTGTGGGCCCCAGTCCCTGGTTAAGTGAGCTGACAGGCAGGCCAGCATGATCTAAGCCCAGAAATGCACTGTCAGGACCGCAAGCCACCCTGTGCACGGGATGGCTGTGACTGAGTCACATCGTGTTTCCATCTTACAAACTAAGGGGAGGAAACAACCTCTGTGTTCCAAGGTAGCAGAGGAGGCTTAAGGCCTGGCCCCAGAGCC
It contains:
- the INSYN2 gene encoding inhibitory synaptic factor 2A isoform X1 is translated as MVSKEPSKCVLTTSASEVEPAACLALEMKYALDPNRQIKKRNKALQVRFKDICEAQNEQRDTQLASGLQGDKREARPASCRAAYRKYMTVPARRSIPNVTKSTGVQTSPDLKKCYQTFPLDRKKGTLKSIPGTEAFKSQNNGLVIDAKEKSQEGPGEEARPWGAGRVQKTTALVFHSDEHVNALGPPTGVNCAEPCKTPDRHSYRDAPVQNSTRLSSQELEYQLLGKARQGRATPDTEEPAPSAHRRVFKTEVATVYAPAPGARAPAPALSNSAPSSEWSLCPAADLERRTAAQASGLQARPVVAPACSPPTQCLSPECSEEDASLQTQAPSGQERQPCPQALAADEECRQIVPHTEVVDLKAQLQMMENLISSSQETIKVLLGVIQELEKGEAHREGLSYRTGQDTANCDTCRNSACIIYSVELDFKQQEDKLQPVLRKLHPFEETQVAPSPYTQETYSSTPKQKSKTESKKHGRWKLWFL
- the INSYN2 gene encoding inhibitory synaptic factor 2A isoform X2; translation: MVSKEPSKCVLTTSASEVEPAACLALEMKYALDPNRQIKKRNKALQVRFKDICEAQNEQRDTQLASGLQGDKREARPASCRAAYRKYMTVPARRSIPNVTKSTGVQTSPDLKKCYQTFPLDRKKGTLKSIPGTEAFKSQNNGLVIDAKEKSQEGPGEEARPWGAGRVQKTTALVFHSDEHVNALGPPTGVNCAEPCKTPDRHSYRDAPVQNSTRLSSQELEYQLLGKARQGRATPDTEEPAPSAHRRVFKTEVATVYAPAPGARAPAPALSNSAPSSEWSLCPAADLERRTAAQASGLQARPVVAPACSPPTQCLSPECSEEDASLQTQAPSGQERQPCPQALAADEECRQIVPHTEVVDLKAQLQMMENLISSSQETIKVLLGVIQELEKGEAHREGVELDFKQQEDKLQPVLRKLHPFEETQVAPSPYTQETYSSTPKQKSKTESKKHGRWKLWFL